A DNA window from Streptomyces sp. 71268 contains the following coding sequences:
- a CDS encoding cytochrome P450, protein MTSHPDVGTGPPPGCPAHTGRPSGEPIYGPDFATDPSAAYERMRRFGSAAPVQLAPGVDATLVIGYQAALSVLRSPETFVKDPRRWRALADGTVPMDSPVVPMMMYRPNCLFADGEEHRRLRQAVTDSLERVDPNALRGYVEESADTLIDRFCARGEADLLVEYARVIPMLVSNRMFGCPPEIGERLLAGMSGIFDGINAEQANAQLTEALVELVALKRAKPGADVISWMMAHPARLTDEEMLHQLVVLMGAGTEPEQNLIANGLRLLLSDDRFAGSLAGGSLPVDDALDEVLWTDPPMANYAVHYPVHDVDLDGLRLREGEPVVISFAAANTDSSLASDQRAGNRAHLAWSAGPHACPAQSSARLAASVAVEKLLDRLPDIELAVPVEALEWRPGPFHRALSALPVRFPPVPVATSHAPVSSAPATFDATSGDTSWKPSPAPSPSTPPAATSTGREPGSAPGGRRRWWNSLAGWWRGQ, encoded by the coding sequence GTGACCTCTCACCCCGATGTCGGCACCGGGCCGCCGCCAGGCTGCCCCGCGCACACCGGCCGGCCCAGCGGCGAGCCGATCTACGGACCCGACTTCGCCACCGACCCGTCCGCCGCCTACGAACGGATGCGCCGCTTCGGCTCGGCGGCCCCGGTTCAGCTCGCCCCCGGCGTGGACGCCACGCTGGTCATCGGCTACCAGGCGGCCCTGAGCGTGCTGCGCAGCCCGGAGACCTTCGTCAAGGACCCGCGCCGCTGGCGGGCCCTGGCCGACGGCACGGTGCCGATGGACAGCCCGGTCGTGCCGATGATGATGTACCGGCCCAACTGCCTGTTCGCCGACGGCGAGGAGCACCGTCGGCTGCGCCAGGCCGTCACCGACTCCCTGGAGCGCGTGGACCCCAACGCGCTGCGCGGCTACGTCGAGGAGAGCGCGGACACCCTCATCGACCGGTTCTGCGCGCGCGGCGAGGCGGACCTGCTGGTCGAGTACGCGCGGGTCATCCCGATGCTCGTCTCCAACCGCATGTTCGGCTGCCCGCCCGAGATCGGCGAGCGACTGCTCGCCGGCATGTCCGGCATCTTCGACGGGATCAACGCCGAGCAGGCCAACGCCCAGCTCACCGAGGCGCTCGTCGAGCTGGTGGCGCTCAAGCGCGCCAAGCCCGGCGCGGACGTCATCTCCTGGATGATGGCCCACCCCGCGCGGCTGACCGACGAGGAGATGCTCCACCAGTTGGTGGTGCTCATGGGCGCGGGCACCGAGCCGGAGCAGAACCTGATCGCCAACGGGTTGCGGCTGCTGCTGTCCGACGACCGGTTCGCGGGCAGCCTGGCCGGCGGCAGCCTGCCGGTGGACGACGCCCTGGACGAGGTCCTGTGGACCGACCCGCCGATGGCCAACTACGCCGTCCACTACCCGGTGCACGACGTGGACCTGGACGGGCTGCGGCTGCGCGAGGGCGAGCCGGTCGTCATCAGCTTCGCCGCCGCCAACACCGACTCCTCCCTCGCCTCCGACCAGCGCGCGGGCAACCGCGCGCACCTGGCCTGGAGCGCGGGCCCGCACGCCTGCCCGGCGCAGAGCAGCGCCCGACTGGCCGCCTCGGTCGCCGTCGAGAAGCTGCTCGACCGGCTGCCCGACATCGAACTCGCCGTTCCCGTCGAGGCTTTGGAGTGGCGGCCGGGGCCGTTCCACCGCGCGCTCAGCGCGCTGCCCGTCCGCTTCCCGCCGGTCCCCGTGGCCACCTCGCACGCACCTGTCAGTTCAGCGCCCGCCACATTCGACGCGACCTCTGGAGACACCTCATGGAAGCCCAGTCCTGCCCCGTCGCCATCGACCCCACCGGCCGCGACATCCACGGGGAGGGAGCCCGGCTCCGCGCCCGGGGGCCGGCGACGCTGGTGGAACTCCCTGGCGGGGTGGTGGCGTGGGCAGTAA
- a CDS encoding cytochrome P450 — MVAWAVTQQAMLKDLLADPRVSKDPRQHWPAWINGEISQEWPLFTWVAVQNMFTAYGSDHTRLRTLVSKAFTLRRSNALRPRIEQITTDLLDGFADTPPGGVVNLREGYAYPIPIQVICELFGVTDTGMRDRLHACVDSIFHTSADPEEVTRTYGEIYQLLGELITAKRAAPADDMTSGLIAARDEDGDSRLSEQELLDTLLLMLSAGHETTVNLLDNALHALLTHPKQLALVRSGEVSWDDIIDETLRVQAPVANLPLRYAVEDIELAGVTIRKGEAILVSYAAAGRDPEVHGPDADQFDATRPNKDHVSFGHGVHFCVGMSLARLEATIALPALFERYPDVELAVAPEELLPVDSFISNGHRSLPVRLRRHP; from the coding sequence GTGGTGGCGTGGGCAGTAACGCAGCAGGCCATGCTCAAGGACCTGCTGGCCGACCCCCGCGTCTCCAAGGACCCGCGCCAGCACTGGCCCGCGTGGATCAACGGTGAGATATCCCAGGAGTGGCCGCTGTTCACCTGGGTCGCGGTGCAGAACATGTTCACCGCGTACGGCAGCGACCACACGCGGCTGCGCACACTGGTCTCCAAGGCGTTCACGCTGCGCCGCTCCAACGCGCTGCGCCCGCGCATCGAGCAGATCACCACGGACCTGCTCGACGGGTTCGCCGACACCCCGCCGGGCGGCGTCGTGAACCTGCGCGAGGGTTACGCGTACCCGATCCCGATCCAGGTCATCTGCGAGCTGTTCGGCGTCACGGACACCGGCATGCGCGATCGCCTGCACGCCTGCGTGGACTCCATCTTCCACACCTCGGCCGACCCCGAGGAGGTGACCCGCACCTACGGCGAGATCTACCAGTTGCTCGGCGAGCTGATCACCGCCAAGCGCGCCGCGCCCGCCGACGACATGACCAGCGGGCTGATCGCGGCCCGCGACGAGGACGGCGACTCGCGGCTGAGCGAGCAGGAACTGCTCGACACCCTGCTGCTGATGCTCAGCGCCGGGCACGAGACGACCGTCAACCTGCTCGACAACGCGTTGCACGCGCTGCTCACCCACCCCAAGCAGCTCGCCCTCGTCCGCTCCGGCGAGGTGAGCTGGGACGACATCATCGACGAGACGCTGCGCGTCCAGGCCCCGGTCGCCAACCTTCCGCTGCGCTACGCGGTGGAGGACATCGAGCTGGCCGGAGTGACCATCCGCAAGGGCGAGGCCATCCTCGTCTCGTACGCCGCCGCCGGGCGCGACCCGGAGGTGCACGGTCCGGACGCCGACCAGTTCGACGCGACCCGGCCCAACAAGGACCACGTCTCCTTCGGGCACGGCGTGCACTTCTGCGTGGGCATGTCGCTGGCCCGCCTGGAGGCGACCATCGCGCTGCCCGCGCTCTTCGAGCGCTACCCGGACGTGGAGCTGGCCGTGGCCCCGGAGGAGCTGCTCCCGGTGGACTCGTTCATCTCCAACGGCCACCGCAGCCTCCCGGTGCGACTGCGCCGCCACCCCTAG